The Fulvia fulva chromosome 1, complete sequence region GAAGTACTGTACGTCTGTGCGCGTGAGCTTGATCTTTTGCCGCTTTCTGGGCCAGAATACCAGTGGAGGCGAGAGAGATGAGGTGCTCGGAAGGAACGTCATCGGAGGTTGAGACACGTTTGTTCCGAAAGGGCCCACGTGACCGCCAAGTCTGTTCCTCAACAAACTCGCGAGCCTTGCGAAGCCCTAAACACAAGGCAGATACTCTCCTTATCATGGGATATAGGAGGTAATGAACGGCGCGAGCGCACTCGCAGTCCAGCGCACACCAGCTCACATAGGGCAGGACATCAAGCCGTCGCTTATCGTCTTCGTCGAACGCGATGCATTGCAGCAGCCACCGTCCCACCAGTGTGCCAGTGTAACAGGCAACGGTCGTGTGTGCAATAGGGAATCTGCCGGCAACTTCCAGCTGCAGACACAAGCACGTTATGACACTTTATCCGTTTCTTGTAACCTGAGCATTGGCTAGGCAGCCTCACGCCAGCTGTCCGGGGTTCGCGAGTTGTCTCGCGTTCCTGTTGACCCCAAGACCTTGACACGGAGGATGGCTCGCTGTGAACATCTCTTGCCCTAGCACGACAGGGCTGGGCGACATTTCCGTTCTCATCCCCGCGCGGTCACATACTGATTTCCAGCACTACATCTCAGCACGCTCGAATTCATTGTCTGCGTACAACGGCTGCATTAGACGCCATGCCCTCCATCGAGCAGGTCACCGCAGGTGAATCCAAATCAAATGCCGGGCGGGCTTACCAAAGCGACAAAGGCACCGTGGCACCAAGAGACGGCGCGGCCGTGAACGCTTCTGGACACCAAGATCAACTCAGAAGACAGTATGGCCTACTGGAAATATGTGGTCTGGCTTTGACAATCGACAATGCTTGGATCGCGTTCGCTGGCTCGCTTCAGATTTCCCTGCTGAACGGAGGGCCACCTGGGGTTCTCTACGAGTATGTTGTTGCTTgcgcctactacgccttCGTGGGTGCATCGATAGCAGAACTAGCCTCTGCTGTGCCTTCATCTGGCGGCATCTATCATTGGTCTTCGATCACTGGGGGACGAGCTGTTGGATTCTTCGCCGGGAGTCTAAACTTCTTCGGCTGAATGTTTGATCTCGCGAGCATTGCCTATGTTCCAGCCAATGTTGTGAGTCTGTACCACCATCACACAAACCTCGCAGAAGTTGACAGCTATCCCAGGTTGTGCAGATGTATGCACTGTTCCATCCCGAATTTTTGATCGAGCCTTGGCACACATATGTCGCCTTTGTGTCAATACTCTGGGGTGTGACTGCTTTCGTCATCTTCCGCAACAGATGGATCCCTTATTTGCAGCACGCAGGCCTATTCCTCGTCCTAGTTGGAGGGTTAATAACCATCATCGTAGTGGCTGCAATGCCGGCTGAGCATGCCAACAACTCGTTCGTTTGGAAAGACTGGACCAATGCTACTGGAATGCCCGGTGGAATCGGATTTTTCACTGGAGTACTGAATGGCGCATTCGCCATCGGAACTGCTGATTCGGTCACACATCTGGCAGAGGGCTTCCGAATCCTAGAGTCGATTTACCTAAAGCCATCTTTGCGCAGATTGGTCTAGGTTTTGTTACTGCATTTGTGTTCGGTATAGCTATCTTCTATGGCGTTAACGACCTTGACGCAGTCCTGAATAGCAATGGATCGTTCCCCCTCGCAGAAATATACGCACAAGCTACTGGCTCGCGTGCTGCTACATTTGGACTGCTGCTGATCGTTTTCCTTTCGATCATGGTTTGGTACGTTTTTGAATGGCTTCCAGACATCGAGCAGTGGCTAAGACTATGGTGCACCGCGCGAGACATGCGCTGCACGACGCGCTCTGTGTACACCATAGTCAGACACTGCCACATGGTTCTCGAGCATGGCCAACAACGTTCTGTTTGTAGCGCAGTCGGGACTGTATTGATGTTGGGTCGCCTCTGGTGGACTTTGGCAAGAGATAATGCTACGCCGTTCGCGAAACTTTTCTCCAGCGTCAACGAAGACTTGTCCTGTCCAGTCCCAGGCCACGATTTTCGTATCGCTTCTCACCACAGGCTTTGGCGCGATCCAGCTTGGCTCCGCGACAGCCTTCACCATCCTGGTCAGCTCCTTTATCACCCTCACAACTTTCTCCTACTTCCTGGCCATCTTTCCGCACATCTTgacgagaaggagaacggTACCTCCGGGACCTTTTTGGATGGGTGGGATGGCTGGCTATCTGGTCAACATCATCACCTGTGTCCTGATAGTCTTTTTCAATGTCTGGTTCTGC contains the following coding sequences:
- a CDS encoding Choline transport protein, which translates into the protein MLRRSRNFSPASTKTCPVQSQATIFVSLLTTGFGAIQLGSATAFTILVSSFITLTTFSYFLAIFPHILTRRRTVPPGPFWMGGMAGYLVNIITCVLIVFFNVWFCWPFAYPVTVDLMNYNSVILVGIVGLTLFWWCVHGID